CGTGTCAGCCATCATCGCCGACGGCATCATCCCCGCCGCGCTGGAGATGCTGGACGAGGCGATGGTCCGCGCCATCGAGGAGGGGATCCACGCCGGCTACCCGAAGGGGGCCAGCGCCGTGCTCCTCATCGAGCTGGACGGCCCCCGGGCCGAGATCGAGGCCCAGGCCCGGCGCATCGAGGAGATCTGTCGCGCGCACCTGGCGCTGGAGCTGCGCGTGTCGCAGAACGACGCCGAGCGCGCGCTGCTCTGGAAGGGGCGCAAGGAGGCCGCCGGCGTCATCGGCCGGCTCACCCCCAACTGGCTGCTCCAGGACGCCGTCGTGCCGCGCTCACGGCTGCCGGAGATCATGCGTGAGATGCTCGCCATCTCCGCCCGGCATCGGCTCGTGTTCGCCAATGTCTTCCACGCCGGTGACGGCAACCTGCATCCCATCATCTGCTACGACGACCGCGTGCCGGGGGAGCTCGAGCGCGCCAAGCAGGCGAACGAGGCGCTCATGCACGCCTGCCTCGCCATGGGGGGCAGCGTCACCGGCGAGCACGGCGTGGGACTGGACAAGGCCGAGAAGCTGCCCTACCAGTTCGCCGCGGCGGATCTCAACTTCATGGCGCGGCTGCGGCGCGTCTTCGACCCCGACACGCTCATGAACCCCGGCAAGCTCCTGCCCGATCACCCGGCTTGCGCAGAGGGATTCAGACCGGCCGCGGCCCTGCCCGGCGGGAGCTGGGTCTAGCCCGTGGTGGTGTCGGTTCAGGCGGCTCGCGGCGCCCTGGCCGAGATCGTCGGGAGCGCCCATGTCGTGAGTGAGCCGGCGGCGCTGGAAGGGCTCGCGGTGGACGGCGCGACGCCGCGCTGGGCCGCGCGCCCCGGCTCGGTGGAGGAGATGAGCCGACTCCTGGCGCTGGCCTCGAGCGAGCGGTGGAGCGTGGTGCCGCGGGGCAGCGGCTCCTGCCTCGATCTCGGCGCGCCGCCGGCCCGCGTGGACCTGCTCCTCGACTGCCGGCGGCTCGACGCCATCGTGGAGCACACCCCCGCGGACATGGTGGCCAGCGTCGGAGCGGGCCTCTCGCTGGCGGCCCTCGGCGCGGCGCTGGGGCGTCACCGCCAGCGCTTCCCGGTGGATCCCGTGGGTGGGGCCTCGCGCAGCGTTGGCGGCGTCCTGGCCACCGGGGCCAGCGGCCCGCTGCGTTTCCGCTACGGCCAGGCCCGCGACCTGCTGCTCGGGGTGCGCTTCGTCCAGGCCGATGGGAGCATCACGTGGGGCGGATCGAAGGTGGTCAAGTCAGTGACAGGATACGATGTCCCCAAGCTCCTGGCGGGCTCGCTCGGCACGCTGGGGGTGATCGCCGAGGCGACGCTCAGGCTGCATCCGATGCCGCCGGCCTCGGGCTCCTGGCTCCTGTCCTTCCGCACCCCCGGCGCGGCGGCGGCCTTCGTCGGGGCGATGCTCGATTCCACCCTCCAGCCGGAGCGGCTGGTCGTGGCCAACGCGGGCGCGCTCAGGGCGGCCGCGCGGCCCGCGGCGCCGGCCGCGGTGGCGGTGTCGGTGGGGAGCATCGCCGAGGCAGTGCGGAGTCAGGGGAGCGAGCTCGTCCGCATGGGGCGGGAGCACGGAGCCATGGTAAGCGATGTCCCGGAGGATGTGTGGCTCGAGCTGGGTGCGGCGCTCGCCGGCCCGGTGAGGCTCAAGCTCTCGGGGGAGCCCGCGCGGCTATGCCACTGGCTGGCGGAGGTGGAGCGTCTGGCGGGCGAGGCCTCGGTGCCCGTCTCGGCGCTTGGCGATGCGGGGAGCGGTGTGCTGTGGCTGTCGCTGGGCAGGGCCGCGGCTGACGGCGGCTGGCTTGCCGGCGCCGTCGGCACCTTGCGCGAGGCGCTCTCGGGTGAGGGCGGAAACCTGGTGGTGGAGCGCGCGCCCCGCAGCCTTAAGGATCATCTCGATGTATGGGGGCCTATCCAAGCGGATTCCCTTGCGATCATGAAGCGGATCAAGCGGGAGTTCGACCCCACCGGCATCCTCAACTCCGGCCGCTTCGTGGGGGGGGCGTGAGCCCCGGGGCCACGGCTCCCTTCATCGCGGATGCCCCGTCCCTGGACGGGCTCCGGGCCTGCGTACACTGCGGCATCTGCCTGCCGCAATGCCCGACCTACCGCGTGCTGGGCGAGGAGATGGACTCACCCCGGGGGCGCCTCTATCTCATGCGCGCGGCGGCGGAGGGGCGCATCGGCCTCACGCCGACGCTTGCGCGCCACCTGGACCTCTGCCTCGGCTGCCGGGGCTGCGAGAGCGCCTGTCCCTCGGGAGTCCCCTTCGGCACCCTGCTCGAGGCGACCCGGAGCCAGCTCGAGCGGCAGGGCGTCCGGGCCCCAGGGAGCGATCACGGCGGCCTCTCCATGCTGCTGCAGTGGTTCCCGTACCCGGGCCGGCTGGGCGCCCTGCTGCCGTGGCTCCGTCTCTACCAGTCGTCGGGGCTCCAGCGGCTGGTACGCGGCCTCGGCCTCCTTGCCCCCTTCAGGCGTCTTCGCGCGATGGAGGCGCTGCTGCCGCGCCTGCCAGCCGCGGTGGCGCTTCCGGAGGTGACGCCGGCCCGGGGCAAGGCGCGGGGGCGGGCGGGGCTCCTCGTGGGCTGCGTCCAGCGCCACTTCTTCCCCGACGTCAATGCGCAGACCGCGCGTCTCCTCGCCGCGGCGGGGTACGACGTGGTCGCGCCGCGTGAGCAGGGGTGCTGCGGGGCGCTGCACCTTCACTCCGGGCGCCTCGATGACTTCCGCGTGCTGGCGCGGCAGCTCATGCGCGCCTTCCCGGCCGACGTCGACGTGATCGTGACCAATGCCGCCGGGTGCGGGTCGGCGCTCAAGGAGTACGGCCGCTGGCTCGAGGGGTCCGAGGCGGAAGCCTTCTCGCAGAAGGTGAAGGACATCTCCGAGGTGCTCGTGGACGCCGAGCTGCCGCTGGGTCCGCTGCCGGTGACGGTCACCTATCAGGACGCCTGCCACCTGGCCCATGGCCAGAAGGTGCGCGCGGAGCCTCGGCTGCTGCTCGGGCGCATCCCCGGGCTGAGGCTCGTGGAGATGGCCGACAGCGACCTCTGCTGCGGGAGCGCCGGCGTCTACAACCTGCTGGAGCCCGGCATGGCGGCGGAGCTGGGCCGGCGCAAGGTCGAGCGCATCCGCGAGAGCGGCGTCTCCCTGGTCGCCGCGGGGAACCCGGGCTGCATCATGCAGATCGAGCAGGCGTGCCGCGGCCTGGGGCTCCCGGTGGAGGTGCTGCACCCCGTGACGCTCCTCGCCCGCGCGCTCGACAGCCATGGAGGCGCGCGGTGAAGGGTCCGGTGAAGGCCTCGCTCATGATCACCTGCCTCGGGGAGATGCTCTTCCCCGAGGTCGGGGTCGCGATCGTGACGCTCCTGCGCCGGCTCGGCGTGACGGTGGACTTCCCGCCGAGACAGACCTGCTGCGGGCTCCCGCTCTTCAACTCGGGCTACCATCGAGCCGCCGCGCGGGTCGCGGCGCGGACCGTGTCCCTCTTCGAAGGCTCCGAGCACGTGGTGGTGCCCTCGGGCTCCTGCGCGTGGCTCGTCAAGCAGGAGTACCCGGCGCTGCT
Above is a window of Candidatus Rokuibacteriota bacterium DNA encoding:
- a CDS encoding FAD-binding protein, producing MHTFYKGAPDVVVLPTSAAETAAVVRLCRQARVPVVPRGSGTGLIGGAMAPRGGVMVAMTRMNRILEVDLPNRCATVEPGLINLWLSDATRAHGYFFAPDPSSQMVSSIGGNASTNAGGPHCLKYGITVNHVLGLQMATGAGELVWVGGKAHDRPGYDLPGVMVGAEGTFGVVTAVMVRLFHVPEGVKTLLASFSSIEDASETVSAIIADGIIPAALEMLDEAMVRAIEEGIHAGYPKGASAVLLIELDGPRAEIEAQARRIEEICRAHLALELRVSQNDAERALLWKGRKEAAGVIGRLTPNWLLQDAVVPRSRLPEIMREMLAISARHRLVFANVFHAGDGNLHPIICYDDRVPGELERAKQANEALMHACLAMGGSVTGEHGVGLDKAEKLPYQFAAADLNFMARLRRVFDPDTLMNPGKLLPDHPACAEGFRPAAALPGGSWV
- a CDS encoding (Fe-S)-binding protein; the protein is MSPGATAPFIADAPSLDGLRACVHCGICLPQCPTYRVLGEEMDSPRGRLYLMRAAAEGRIGLTPTLARHLDLCLGCRGCESACPSGVPFGTLLEATRSQLERQGVRAPGSDHGGLSMLLQWFPYPGRLGALLPWLRLYQSSGLQRLVRGLGLLAPFRRLRAMEALLPRLPAAVALPEVTPARGKARGRAGLLVGCVQRHFFPDVNAQTARLLAAAGYDVVAPREQGCCGALHLHSGRLDDFRVLARQLMRAFPADVDVIVTNAAGCGSALKEYGRWLEGSEAEAFSQKVKDISEVLVDAELPLGPLPVTVTYQDACHLAHGQKVRAEPRLLLGRIPGLRLVEMADSDLCCGSAGVYNLLEPGMAAELGRRKVERIRESGVSLVAAGNPGCIMQIEQACRGLGLPVEVLHPVTLLARALDSHGGAR
- a CDS encoding FAD-binding oxidoreductase is translated as MVVSVQAARGALAEIVGSAHVVSEPAALEGLAVDGATPRWAARPGSVEEMSRLLALASSERWSVVPRGSGSCLDLGAPPARVDLLLDCRRLDAIVEHTPADMVASVGAGLSLAALGAALGRHRQRFPVDPVGGASRSVGGVLATGASGPLRFRYGQARDLLLGVRFVQADGSITWGGSKVVKSVTGYDVPKLLAGSLGTLGVIAEATLRLHPMPPASGSWLLSFRTPGAAAAFVGAMLDSTLQPERLVVANAGALRAAARPAAPAAVAVSVGSIAEAVRSQGSELVRMGREHGAMVSDVPEDVWLELGAALAGPVRLKLSGEPARLCHWLAEVERLAGEASVPVSALGDAGSGVLWLSLGRAAADGGWLAGAVGTLREALSGEGGNLVVERAPRSLKDHLDVWGPIQADSLAIMKRIKREFDPTGILNSGRFVGGA